One window of the Populus trichocarpa isolate Nisqually-1 chromosome 9, P.trichocarpa_v4.1, whole genome shotgun sequence genome contains the following:
- the LOC7481690 gene encoding uncharacterized protein LOC7481690, producing the protein MAMLFLLLLFSSSLISGFTYGAKHEKEYCAMYDICGARSDGKVLNCPFPTSSVKPDDYFSAKIQSLCPAISGNVCCTETQFDTLRAQVQQAIPLLVGCPACLRNFLNLFCELSCSPNQSLFINVTSISEVNGNLTVDGIAYYVTDDFGERLYDSCKDVKFGTMNTRAIDFVGGGANNFKEWFAFIGQKAPPGFPGSPYEIDFKSTIPDSSKMVPMNVSAYSCGDTSLGCSCGDCPLAPACSSSEPPSPPKKESCLIRIGPLKVKCLDFSVAILYIILVFAFLGWASLNRTRERRAAASKEPLLSSMDEVEADSTEIQKDGKVPRLINRFQLDGVQGHMSSFYRNYGKWVARNPTLILCSSVAVVLVLCIGLICFKVETRPEKLWVGPGSKAAEEKHFFDSHLAPFYRIEQLILATLPDSKNDKRNSIVTDENIQLLFEIQKKVDGIRANYSGSVVSLTDICLKPLGDDCATQSLLQYFKMDPENYDDYGGVEHAEYCFQHYTTADTCMSAFKAPLDPSTALGGFSGNNYSEASAFVVTYPVNNAIDEAGNGKAVAWEKAFIRLVKEELLPMVQSSNLTLSYSSESSIEEELKRESTADIITIAVSYVVMFAYVSVTLGDASRLSTFFLSSKVLLGLSGVVLVMLSVLGSVGFFSAVGVKSTLIIMEVIPFLVLAVGVDNMCILVHAVKRQSIELAIEERISNALHEVGPSITLASLSEILAFAVGSFIPMPACRVFSMFAALAVLLDFLLQVTAFVALIAFDCRRAEDNRIDCFPCIKVPSSPGGSNEGINQRRPGLLARYMKEVHAPILGLWAVKIVVIAIFVAFALASVALCPRIESGLEQQVVLPRDSYLQGYFNNISEYLRIGPPLYFVVKDYNYSLESRHTNQLCSISQCDSNSLLNEVSRASLVPESSYIAKPAASWLDDFLVWLSPEAFGCCRKFMNGTYCPPDDQPPCCSPDEFSCGFGGVCKDCTTCFRHSDLVNDRPSTVQFREKLPWFLDALPSSDCAKGGHGAYTSSVDLNGYENGVIRASEFRTYHTPVNKQGDYVNALRAAREFSSRISDSLKIEIFPYSVFYIFFEQYLDIWRIALINIAIALGAIFIVCLVITSSFWCSAIILLVLVMIVVDLMGVMAILDIQLNAVSVVNLIMSIGIAVEFCVHIAHAFLVSHGDRGQRAKEALSTMGASVFSGITLTKLVGVIVLFFARSEVFVVYYFQMYLALVIIGFLHGLVFLPVVLSVFGPPPRHVIMETR; encoded by the exons ATGGCGATGCTCTTTCTGCTTCTCTTgttctcttcttctttgatttctGGTTTCACTTACGG TGCAAAGCATGAGAAAGAGTACTGTGCCATGTATGATATCTGTGGAGCACGCAGTGATGGCAAAGTTCTCAATTGCCCCTTTCCTACCTCTTCTGTCAAg CCTGATGACTATTTCTCTGCTAAGATTCAAAGCTTGTGTCCTGCAATTAGTGGAAATGTTTGTTGTACTGAGACTCAATTTGACACTTTGCGAGCTCAGGTCCAACAA GCAATTCCTTTGCTTGTAGGCTGCCCAGCTTGCTTGAGGAACTTCTTAAATCTTTTTTGTGAGCTATCTTGTTCACCCAATCAAAGTCTTTTCATCAATGTCACTTCTATTTCTGAG gTTAATGGCAATCTCACTGTGGATGGTATTGCCTATTATGTAACCGATGATTTTGGAGAAAGGCTCTATGACTCCTGCAAGGATGTAAAATTTGGGACTATGAATACACGAGCAATAGATTTTGTTGGTGGTGGTGCCAATAATTTTAAAG AATGGTTTGCATTTATTGGTCAGAAGGCACCCCCTGGGTTTCCTGGTTCAccttatgaaattgattttaagtCAACTATTCCCGATTCATCAAAAATGGTCCCTATGAATGTCTCTGCTTATTCATGTGGAGACACTTCACTGGGATGCTCTTGTGGTGATTGCCCTTTAGCTCCAGCGTGCTCTAGTTCAGAGCCACCTTCTCCGCCCAAGAAAGAATCCTGTCTGATTAGAATTGGGCCTCTCAAG GTTAAATGTCTTGATTTCTCTGTAGCAATCTTGTACATCATATTGGTTTTTGCATTTCTGGGATGGGCTTCTCTTAATCGGACAAGAGAAAGAAGAGCTGCTGCCAGCAAAGAACCATTGTTGAGTTCGATGGATGAGGTTGAAGCTGATTCTACTGAAATCCAAAAGGATGGAAAG GTGCCTCGGTTGATAAATAGGTTCCAACTAGATGGTGTTCAAGGACATATGTCAAGCTTTTACAG GAATTATGGAAAATGGGTTGCTAGAAATCCTACTCTTATCCTCTGTTCATCAGTTGCAGTTGTTCTTGTGCTTTGTATAGGATTAATCTGTTTTAAGGTGGAGACCCGGCCCGAGAAG ttgtggGTAGGTCCTGGGAGTAAGGCAGCAGAAGAGAAACATTTTTTTGACAGCCACCTTGCCCCCTTCTACAGAATTGAACAG CTTATATTAGCAACCTTGCCAGATTCGAAGAATGACAAGAGAAACAGTATTGTCACAGATGAAAATATCCAGTTACTATTTGAAATACAGAAGAAG GTTGATGGAATTCGTGCAAATTATTCAGGCTCAGTTGTATCTCTGACAGACATTTGCTTGAAGCCTCTTGGCGATGATTGTGCCACTCAAAGCTTGCTACAG TATTTTAAAATGGACCCTGAAAATTATGATGACTATGGAGGAGTGGAACATGCTGAGTATTGCTTTCAG CATTATACTACTGCAGACACTTGTATGAGTGCATTTAAAGCCCCTCTTGACCCTAGCACTGCCTTAGGAGGATTTTCTGGGAACAACTATTCTGAG GCATCTGCATTTGTCGTTACCTACCCAGTTAATAATGCAATTGATGAAGCAGGCAATGGAAAGGCTGTGGCATGGGAAAAAGCTTTCATTCGGTTAGTGAAG GAAGAGCTGCTGCCCATGGTGCAGTCTAGCAATCTTACACTTTCGTACTCAAGCGAAAGCTCAATTGAGGaagaattgaaaagagaaagtACTGCAGATATTATAACTATAGCA GTGAGCTATGTTGTAATGTTTGCTTATGTTTCTGTGACATTGGGGGATGCATCACGCTTGTCTACCTTCTTTCTCTCATCCAAG GTATTGCTTGGTCTTTCAGGAGTTGTTCTTGTTATGCTTTCTGTCCTTGGATCTGTTGGATTTTTCAGTGCAGTTGGAGTCAAatctacattaataataatggAAGTCATTCCTTTCCTGGTTTTGGCG GTTGGAGTGGATAACATGTGTATATTGGTGCATGCTGTGAAGCGCCAATCAATTGAGTTAGCTATAGAGGAGAGAATAAGTAATGCACTGCATGAAGTTGGCCCATCAATTACACTTGCTAGTTTGTCTGAGATTCTGGCATTTGCTGTTGGAAGTTTTATTCCTATGCCAGCATGCCGTGTTTTCTCCATGTTTGCAG CTTTGGCTGTTCTATTGGACTTTCTTCTTCAAGTCACAGCTTTTGTTGCACTGATTGCATTTGACTGTCGGAGAGCTGAGGATAACAGGATTGACTGTTTCCCGTGCATCAAAGTTCCTTCATCACCTGGAGGATCTAATGAAG GCATTAATCAAAGAAGACCTGGACTTTTGGCCAGATATATGAAG GAAGTTCATGCACCCATTCTTGGACTTTGGGCAGTAAAAATAGTAGTCATTGCTATCTTTGTTGCATTTGCGTTGGCAAGTGtg gCACTATGTCCTAGGATTGAGTCTGGTTTGGAGCAACAAGTGGTTCTTCCCCGTGATTCCTACCTTCAG ggttatttcaataatatttccGAATATCTGAGAATTGGACCacccttgtattttgttgtTAAAGATTACAACTATAG CTTGGAATCAAGGCATACAAACCAGTTATGCTCCATCAGCCAGTGTGATTCAAACTCCCTTTTGAATGAG GTATCGAGGGCATCTTTAGTTCCAGAATCAAGCTACATAGCCAAGCCTGCTGCTTCATGGCTTGATGACTTTCTTGTTTGGTTATCACCAGAGGCCTTTGGTTGTTGTCGTAAGTTCATGAATGGTACTTATTGCCCACCAGATGATCAG CCTCCTTGCTGCTCACCTGATGAATTTTCTTGTGGCTTTGGTGGAGTTTGCAAAGACTGCACAACG TGCTTTCGGCATTCGGATTTGGTTAATGATCGGCCATCTACAGTGCAATTTAGAGAGAAACTTCCATGGTTCCTTGATGCTCTGCCATCTTCTGATTGTGCAAAGGGTGGTCATGGGGCTTATACCAGCAGTGTGGATCTAAATG GTTACGAGAATGGTGTTATAAGAGCTTCAGAGTTCCGTACATATCACACGCCGGTTAACAAACAA GGGGACTATGTCAATGCTCTACGAGCTGCAAGGGAATTCAGTTCAAGAATTTCTGATTCCTTGAAg ATTGAAATCTTTCCATATTCTGTGTTCTACATTTTCTTTGAGCAGTACCTGGACATTTGGAGGATAGCTTTGATCAACATTGCTATAGCACTTG GTGCTATATTTATTGTATGTCTGGTCATTACTTCCAG TTTTTGGTGTTCAGCAATCATTCTACTTGTTTTGGTGATGATTGTTGTGGATTTAATG GGTGTAATGGCAATTCTGGATATTCAACTAAATGCAGTTTCTGTTGTCAACCTTATAATGTCAATTGGAATTGCCGTTGAGTTTTGTGTGCATATAGCACATGCATTCTTG GTGAGCCATGGTGATAGGGGCCAGAGGGCAAAAGAGGCTCTGAGCACAATGGGAGCTTCCGTCTTCAG TGGAATTACACTCACAAAGCTTGTTGGAGTGATTGTCCTTTTCTTTGCGAGATCTGAAGTTTTTGTG GTTTATTACTTCCAAATGTACCTGGCATTGGTTATTATAGGTTTCTTGCATGGACTGGTGTTCCTCCCA GTGGTGCTGAGCGTGTTCGGTCCGCCACCAAGACATGTCATCATGGAAACAAGATGA
- the LOC7481691 gene encoding protein NLP1 — protein MQVLDMDDGNGAFAPDSSFGNFSDAAMDLDFVDELLYDGCCFETVDEFGFLEAGTSASNDLNDPKQYLPFFESNSCNLNVNPCQENYQVATEKNCDENPPIGNPKIEELGVIGYQNQNIHPFTASSVQSGGFLVEKNELGRRLWIAPTNNARSSTGVRERLMHAIGQLKQCTKDRDLLIQIWVPIKKEGKHVLTTFGQPYLLNPKSQSLASYRNVSKKFQFPAEEDSKELVGLPGRVFLRKLPEWTPDVSYFSWVEYPRKNHAKQFNIRGSFAVPVFEQGSRTCLGVIEVVTTTQDVSYRSELESVCKALEAVDLRSPKDFRPSSLKACKEFCQAAVPEISKILESVCKTHRLPLALTWAPCFRQGKGGCRHFDENYSNCICTVNSACFVAETDNFGFYVACSEQYLSFGQGIVGRAFTTRKQCFSTDVAAFSKTDYPLSHHAKMFELHAAIAIPVQSTYAGPVDFVLEFFFPKDCCNTEEQKRMWDILPITIKQACWSLHVVMDKELEETVNKKMVVASDERLNKDETQKFASLFKESSEAESSWIARVAEAQQKGKGVCVSWDHRKEENKEEFKVTSHWGKTQDELYHKQAFPEFGKFQQNSVPKGSIESTTDAASAEHHSVGSRKSGDKRRTKTEKTISLQVLRQYFAGSLKDAAKSIGVCPTTLKRICRKHGITRWPSRKIKKVGHSLKKLQLVIDSVQGAEGAIQIGSFYTTFPELTSPNFSANGGFPSSKANDDSNKSNHRPENGIFSAAASASKSPSSSSSQSSGSSICCSTGVKQHTTTNNGSVSGYPLLVEDPGGVLKRTHSDAALHALNRDKSEPLIRSQSFKTFGDLPNPETLPPLPKSSSQIIRDRSGFRVKATFGADKIRFTLQPNWGFRDLQQEIARRFNIDDICRIDLKYLDDDQEWVLLTCDADLEECKDVYKLSESHTIKMSLNQPSQPHLGSSLGSVGPNLVSLLGGGGPF, from the exons ATGCAAGTACTCGACATGGATGATGGAAATGGTGCTTTTGCTCCTGATTCTTCATTTGGGAACTTCTCGGATGCTGCCATGGACTTGGATTTCGTGGATGAACTCTTGTATGATGGATGCTGTTTTGAGACTGTCGATGAGTTCGGTTTTTTGGAGGCTGGTACCTCAGCCTCTAATGATCTAAATGACCCTAAGCAATATCTTCCGTTTTTTGAGTCCAACAGCTGTAATTTGAATGTAAATCCTTGTCAAGAGAACTATCAAGTAGCAACAGAAAAGAACTGTGACGAGAACCCGCCTATAGGAAATCCCAAAATAGAGGAACTTGGTGTGATCGGATACCAAAACCAGAATATTCACCCGTTTACCGCATCTTCAGTCCAATCTGGAGGTTTTCTAGTTGAGAAAAATGAATTGGGTAGAAGATTGTGGATTGCACCAACTAACAATGCGAGATCATCTACTGGGGTAAGAGAAAGATTGATGCATGCTATAGGACAGTTGAAACAATGCACCAAGGATAGGGATCTCCTTATTCAGATATGGGTGCCTATAAAGAAAGAAGGCAAGCATGTCCTCACCACTTTTGGCCAGCCATACTTGCTTAATCCTAAAAGCCAGAGTCTTGCAAGTTACAGaaatgtttcaaaaaaatttcagttcCCAGCAGAGGAGGATTCAAAAGAGTTGGTTGGTTTGCCCGGTCGAGTTTTCTTGAGGAAGTTGCCTGAGTGGACACCAGATGTTAGTTACTTCAGCTGGGTTGAGTATCCACGTAAAAATCATGCGAAGCAATTCAATATAAGAGGATCCTTTGCAGTTCCTGTTTTTGAACAGGGCAGCAGAACTTGTTTGGGTGTTATTGAGGTCGTGACAACCACTCAAGACGTCAGTTATCGTTCAGAGCTAGAAAGTGTCTGCAAAGCTCTTGAG GCTGTTGATCTTAGGAGTCCAAAAGACTTCCGCCCTTCAAGCCTGAAG GCTTGCAAAGAGTTTTGCCAAGCTGCAGTTCCTGAGATATCAAAGATTTTGGAGTCTGTTTGCAAGACACATAGATTACCTTTAGCACTAACGTGGGCCCCATGTTTCCGGCAAGGTAAAGGTGGATGCCGGCATTTTGATGAGAACTATTCTAATTGTATTTGTACGGTGAACTCTGCTTGCTTTGTAGCCGAGACAGACAACTTTGGGTTCTATGTGGCATGTTCTGAGCAATACCTTTCATTTGGTCAGGGGATTGTTGGGAGAGCTTTCACAACAAGAAAACAGTGTTTTTCAACTGATGTAGCAGCGTTTAGCAAGACAGATTATCCTCTCTCTCACCATGCTAAGATGTTTGAGTTGCATGCTGCTATAGCGATTCCAGTACAAAGCACCTATGCTGGACCGGTTGATTTTGTCCTGGAGTTTTTCTTTCCAAAGGATTGCTGTAACACTGAAGAACAAAAACGAATGTGGGACATATTGCCTATCACCATAAAACAGGCTTGTTGGAGTTTGCATGTTGTCATGGACAAGGAGCTTGAGGAAACTGTCAACAAGAAAATGGTAGTTGCTTCAGATGAGAGACTTAATAAAGATGAAACTCAGAAATTTGCATCTTTGTTCAAAGAATCTTCTGAAGCAGAATCATCCTGGATTGCCCGTGTTGCGGAGGCTCAGCAGAAAGGTAAAGGTGTCTGTGTCTCATGGGACCATCGAAAGgaggaaaataaagaagagtTCAAGGTGACATCTCACTGGGGTAAGACTCAGGATGAATTGTACCACAAGCAGGCATTTCCAGAGTTTGGGAAATTTCAACAAAATTCTGTACCCAAAGGTAGTATTGAATCTACTACAGATGCTGCTTCTGCTGAACACCACTCAGTAGGCAGCAGAAAATCGGGCGACAAGAGACGAACCAAGACAGAGAAGACAATAAGCTTGCAAGTTCTTCGACAGTACTTTGCAGGAAGCCTTAAAGATGCTGCGAAGAGTATTGGGG TGTGTCCCACCACTCTGAAAAGAATATGCAGGAAGCATGGCATCACTCGTTGGCCCTCTCGAAAGATTAAGAAGGTTGGCCACTCATTGAAGAAACTTCAACTTGTGATTGACTCAGTACAAGGTGCAGAGGGTGCCATACAAATTGGTTCCTTCTACACCACTTTCCCAGAATTGACCTCTCCAAATTTTTCTGCTAATGGTGGTTTTCCATCAAGCAAGGCAAATGATGATTCCAATAAATCAAACCATCGCCCTGAGAATGGCATATTTAGTGCTGCAGCTAGTGCTTCAAAATCcccatcctcgtcatctagtcaGAGCTCTGGATCAAGCATCTGTTGTTCCACTGGAGTAAAGCAGCACACGACCACCAATAATGGCTCAGTTAGTGGGTATCCATTATTGGTAGAGGACCCGGGTGGTGTGCTTAAGAGAACACACAGTGATGCCGCATTGCATGCCTTGAATCGTGACAAATCAGAGCCTCTTATAAGATCTCAAAGCTTCAAAACATTTGGCGACCTTCCAAATCCAGAGACTCTGCCACCCCTCCCAAAAAGTAGCAGCCAGATTATACGTGATAGGAGTGGCTTTAGAGTGAAGGCCACTTTTGGAGCAGACAAAATCCGGTTCACCTTGCAACCGAACTGGGGTTTCAGGGACTTGCAACAAGAGATTGCAAGGCGTTTCAATATAGACGACATTTGTAGAATTGATCTCAAGTATTTGGATGACGATCAAGAGTGGGTTCTCTTGACATGTGATGCTGACCTTGAGGAGTGTAAAGATGTCTACAAATTGTCTGAGAGCCACACAATCAAAATGTCCCTTAATCAACCTTCTCAACCACATCTGGGAAGTTCGTTGGGTTCTGTAGGGCCAAATCTGGTAAGCTTATTGGGAGGTGGAGGGCCATTCTAA